A stretch of DNA from Actinomycetota bacterium:
CTCCTGGTCCGCTGCCTCCGGGCCGGCCGACGATGGCGGAGCCTGGTCGCGGCGGTGTGGCCATGGTGCGCGTGTCTGCTCGGGCGGCCAGCAACCGACCCGGGCTGCGGTCCGGACACGCCACCCAGCTGGTGGCCGCACCGGGTGCCGGCTGGCGCGTGCCGCGGCGGACCGGGCAGCCGGCATCCCTGGAGACCACGACCTGCGGTCAGACCCGCAGGAGGGCGAGGATGCGGTTGAGCAGGTTGCTCAGCCGGAGCTCGTTGAGCACGCCGGTGCCGTCGAGCAGCCCGGCCACTGCGCAGAGCAGGTTGCCCAGCAGGTTGCCGGCGCCGCGGACCGCGACGATGTCGAGAACGACGCGGTTGAGGTGGACCTCCAGCCCCAGCAGGTTCAGGTCCAGCGGCCCGAGCACCAGGTTGAGGATGTCGCATTCCTGCTGCAGCGCGACAGCGCCGGCTGCCCCGCGGTCGCTGACGTGGCCGGCCCGGACCGGGATGGTGATGCGGCGCTGCACCGAACCGACCAGGTCGCCGTTGCCGCGACGCAGGGTCGCCCGCAGCACCCCGTTGGCGAACGTCTCGCCGCCCCTGACGAAGAACCGGTCGGGCACGAAGTTCCCGCGCACCGGCCCGGCCCTGCCGAACGTCCCGTTGACGCGGGAATGCATCGTGCCGGGTGCCACCTGCTGCACGGTGCCGGCCGCGTAGCCGCGGTCCCGAGAGGCAGCCTGCTCCGGGGCCGCGGTCGCCGCCGGCAGGGCGAACGCGCCCACCGCGAAGGCCGTCACACCGGCTGTCACGAGTTTCGCCTTGCCCG
This window harbors:
- a CDS encoding ABC transporter substrate-binding protein; its protein translation is MTAGVTAFAVGAFALPAATAAPEQAASRDRGYAAGTVQQVAPGTMHSRVNGTFGRAGPVRGNFVPDRFFVRGGETFANGVLRATLRRGNGDLVGSVQRRITIPVRAGHVSDRGAAGAVALQQECDILNLVLGPLDLNLLGLEVHLNRVVLDIVAVRGAGNLLGNLLCAVAGLLDGTGVLNELRLSNLLNRILALLRV